The sequence below is a genomic window from Sander lucioperca isolate FBNREF2018 chromosome 10, SLUC_FBN_1.2, whole genome shotgun sequence.
CTTCTTTATATTGTGCTGGGTTGTAACAAtccatcatattttataatctGATTACATAAAGATTATAATAAGTGAAATAATGATAgagactacagctgtcagataagtagtaaaacaagtaagtttaaaatggaaatcctcaagtaaagtacaagtaactCAAAATTGCACTATGCTTTTCAATGTGCAGTTCAGTCTCCTTCAAACAGGTATTTTTATAAAGGTGAATAATAAAATGTGTCACACACCCTGCACCTTCAGACTCTTTTTTGACACAGATTGACACATCTTTTATACCTCTGTCTTTAATGACAGTCTGACTCAGCTTTGACGCAGACGTCTCTGCGAACCAAACCCTCCACTTCCTCCCTGTACTCATGTCAGAGCAAGACCAACATCAGCAAAAGAGCTGTAACAATTTCATCACACTCCTGATGAGTATGCATGGCTATCAACatgtgaaagcatttgacaACTGGGACCCAAAATATGCAAAGGTTTTTGTGACGTCTGGTGCAGGAGACTTCATGGCAGAAATTCTAGAAATTTAGAAGAGTTCAAGTTCAATGTGCAAATCCGGAGTGAATTAACCAAATACAATCATACAAACAATCCTATAGTCCACTGTAATAATTTGCagtgtgtatttctgtttaaATGTGAGCCAATGTTAGTTACTGTTGTTTCATTACTGCTTGTATTGGTTGTTTGTAGCAGTTGTTATGGAGCCGCCTGTATTAGACTGTTGTATATTTGTTTCAAGGTAATTCTGATTTTCAGAATTTGTGCAGCCatgatcttagtgctgcatttgacactattgaccataccatcctgttacagagattgTTAcagaacatttagttggcattaaaggaatcacactaagctggtttaagtcctatttctctgatcgatctcaatttgttaatattgacgataaatcctccaagtacgctaaagttagccatggcgttccacaaggctcagtgcttggaccaattctattctccttatatatgcttcctctaggcaatattattaggaaacactcagttaactttcactgttatgcggatgacacccagttatacttgtcaatcaagccagacgaaaccagtcagttagctaaacttcaagcatgcattaaatacataaaattctggatgacctacaattttctgatgttaaactcaaacaaaactgaagttattgtgctgggccccaaacacctccgaacttcattatctaaagatatagctaccctgaatggtattgccctggcctccagcactactgtcagaaatctaggagttatttttgatcaggatatatcctttaacgcccatctaaaacaatcctcaagaacagccttttttcatcttcgtaacattgccaaaattaggaacatcctgtctcaaagcgatgcagaaaaactagtccatgcattcgttacttccaggctggactactgtaatttcttactatcaggttgcccaaataagtcccttaagactctccagctaatcgagaatgctgcagcacgtgttctgacaagaactaagaaaagagatcatatttctcctgtattagcttctctgcattggcttcctgtaaaatcccgGATTGAATTTAGAATTCTCCTGAcctagcaccatcatatctagaagagctcttagtaccttattgccCCACTAGAGCACTATGCTCGCAAAATTCAgtgctacttgtggttcctagagtctctaaaagtaggaagggagccagagccttcagctaccaggctcctctcctgtggaaccagctcccagtctgggttcggggggcagacactgtcaccacatttaagaataaactgaaaaccctcctctttgataaagtgtatagttagggagtgaggagatccagaaatgcttgttactaacctagctctggggagtttactccccggagtccttatgtttctgtttcccagCATATTTCGTTGGATTAGGATGTCACCAAGATCtcggttgcagctgtcgccgtggtcctgcttcactacaccctgctacgctctacggtgccctgctgcgtcctgctgaacctgctacatccagccattccctgctgtgccacgctacatactgtaatgccctgcagtgccctgctatgacatgaactactacaactaccatttcctagtcactgttccattatctttattgtgactattattgccactgttcatcacacccccaaccggcacctcCAGAGAGCCTACCAAGAGCAtgggtctggccgaggtttcttcctaaaagggagtttttcctcgccactgtcgcactaaatgcttgctcttgggggaattactagaattgttgggactttataaattatagagtgtcatctagacctactctatctgtaaagtgtctcaagataactgttgttatgatttgatactataaataaaatggaattgaattgaatgaaaGACCAAAACATTTTCCATTGTGAGTTTGTGATCGATATACTACTAAACTGAGAAAATAGACATTCATTTGGTAAGCACAAAAGACATAAAGCTGTTGTACAGtccatgtttttatcttttaacACAAAGATGTAACAACAAGTGTATTTACAGCCATGTacagtttataataaaatattaccACAATATcaaaacactttattaaaaaGGTCAAGTCATTTGCAAACATGACCTACTTTTGTCAAAGTATGTTCTAAACAAAAAAGCTGCAATGTGTGACTTGAAACATTTTCACTTGAAGATATTTgattactgtaaatattaatatgaCTATTcagtaaatacaaaataacTTACAACATCAGTCAGTTTGTTAGGTGTATATATGTTTTACATCTTGTCTATTATTACAGGTACTTGAAAGAAGGTTCTCATACAGGTCCCCTATGTGGTCAGTGTGTTAGTTGCCGACCATAAAGTTCTTTCACAAAAAAGTAAACAGTAAAGCTGGTTacaaagtcaaatatggcttcaAGTTCAAAgcctctcatgataaatacctctCATGCATGGTTTAAAAGCAATACATATTAGTGCATGATAATTATACAAAGGTTAGATAGGTTTAATTTAAGCTGAAATGCcctttaaatgatttaaaataCTGCTCAGTATCAGGAGACTGTGTTATTTCATCCAAAAACATAAGATGTTTAGTCTAACATAACCATCAGAAGAGCTGCCACAATACATGTTAATAAAAagttaataacaattaaaaaaacataattaacagAGACAAATATTTTCAATGCATTACATAGGATATCGATGATACGATTAACAaagagcaaaaataaaaaaatgtctgtgtACAACATTCAACATGCAGAAGGTAAACATTTGTTGTGACTTTTATAAAATAGCAATTTGAAGATTCATTTATAACACCAATAAGTTGTAAAACACAGACATCACGATTAccctgtaaaatgtattttgaacTAATTTAAATGAACCTGCGAACCAGCCAAATCTGCGAGCTTATTCATTTGCGATTTGGTCTGGCGACGTCAGGCTAGATCTAAATCAGAGCACATTTCCTACCTGTTGCCAGTGTCAGTCTTCCTGTGAACTGGAAGCTGAGAGGTTTACAACCCACTGTCCTCTCACTCCGACAGCACAGACGTCTGAAACAGCCCGGTTTTAACAAACCTCAACAACATCAGTATTTTCCCTGCAGTCTCTCAGTGATGATTGACTTTTCCCATAGCCGTTTTGATCAAATGTCAAATGTAACGGTCGCTAAGTGTTATTGTATTAAGACTGAGTGATTGATATCTTCTATTGTTGTCTATACATTAGCCTTGCTGGttcccatttttatttttttatttttcacttttatttgttgtttcttgTTTCTCCAGTTTCTGACCTCACGCATCGACAGTGTGCAGGTCTCTACCTGGCAGGTTTTTTCTGTGGGAAAGAAATAATCAATGAGATATTagtatacaaatatataattgCTTAGAAAAAAAGTGCAAATCAATCATTTACTCTGTGGCATAGATTTGATCTTCATGTGGCAATCTAAATGAGCAGAAATAGTCATGAGGCAGAGAGAGTATTTAAACTTGAGTAACAGTCAAACACTTTTGCCAAAGTAAGACTGTCTTGCAAACAGATCTAGCAGATGTTCATGGACTAAATGTAGTCTTCAATTTCAACATCAAAGACctaaacaactttttttctgttccaTTGCACATTTTTGCTTTTTACTAATTTAGCCATCAGATATGCATATGATGGGCACAGACACTGGCTTTGGAAAAACATTTATGGAAACATAGAATTTGCTTTACTGCTCATGCCTGCAACTGTCTATGGATAGAGCTTGCTTAGATGTCAGAGTGAAAGGAAACAGCTTAAGGCAGGTATTTAAACACAATAGAGTTGTGTTTCCTCAACAAGTAGTTTTGCTGTATATGGGAGTGAATGAACATACTCGTGTTTGGTAAGGGGGGCTTTGTCGCAGGTGATCTCTGTGAGCTGCCCCTTGTCCTTAGTGTCTGTCTGAACCACCGCATGTTGCACACTGCCTCTCGGAGTTGATATGCCCTTCAGCTTCACTTCTCTGCAGCCACATAAAGGTTTGAAATATGACAACTTgataaaagacagaaaaaagggTTCTATTTTGTGAAAACATACATGATACGTGAATATACACTCACAGACTGTTCAAACACCTACTTACTTACCCATTAGTGGTTGCCTCTCCATCTTCAAGCGTTTTGAGGCCTGGGATTTTCTGACCAAAGAGTTTCACAGCGATGGACATGAGCAGGCCGCAGCGGTTTCTGTAGCAGCAGGTGGCGTCTACCACCAGGAATACCACCAGGAAGATCACCATGACGATGCCAGCCACGCTGCCTTTGGTCATGCTGCGGCTGCTCACTTTGAGGGCAGAGATGAAAAAGTCAAGGTTACCTAACTGAAAGTATGGCAAACATCTTCATTGTGGCAAGCAACACAATATTATTAGGGGATCTGTCAAGCCACAATATTAAGGTGCAGTTAATGCAGTTAAGCACTCCCAGTTCATAGTTGAAGCCACATTTCCTAAAGTGTATGATGTAGGGAGTGGGAGGCCACATACCAGGCTGTTCTGCGATGGTAAAGTTGAACACGGCAGGGATAGAGGAACCATTAGTGTTGACCGCTGTGACTTCCAGTCTATAGTCTGAGCCATAGGACAGGTCTTGAAGGGAGACAGAGTCAGCATCAGACGGCAGCTGCATGTCTTTCCACTCAGTCATCTCTTTATCCTAAAAGAGTATAAAGAGAGAACACctaatgaatggatggatgaaagtaaggaaacaaaaaggaccAATAAAGAGTCATTCATTGAGAAAGGCAGAGACAGTCTTACACCGTTTCTTACCTGTCTGTATCGTATGTCGAAGTGCAGCAGAGGAGATCCACCATCATCAGACTGTTCGAGAGGGACAGAGAAAGAGTTTCCCTCTACTTTCATCTTACTGGACGACAAAACTGGTCTGTCTGGTTCACCTACAGAGTACacacaagaaaaaaatgatGACCAACTGATGACCATCCATGAATAATAATTAATTCCTAATCTTTGGGTTAAGATACAtccgttttttatttattttatttatataggcgGCTACATACAGATTGACTGAGCATGTCAATAAATATTTGTCATTGTATAGTAGATCACTGTGTAATACTTTACCCCCTGAGGAAGGATGACAGTAGATTACATGGTGTCATCAGCAGCATGAATGAACATCAGGCAGCAGATGATGATGCCATGAAAATGTTATGATGATGGTTGCATGAAAGATGAATAACAAAAATTAGTGATGGCAGATGAGGTGGAAATGCCTTGGTTGCAAAACATATATATCACATACACTAGCATGCATAAGTACTTGACATGCTATACATTGTACGTCAATAAATGGCCGTCATTTATACATGCATGTAAATATGTACACAGACATGCTGCACATCAAGTTATTGCTCCACACATAGCATGTAcggattttgtgtgtgttgacagtTGCTAATGTGTAGTTAGTGAGTAGCACTTACGTATTCCCTTGGTTTGGACGTCGTTTGTGTCTGAGAATTTTCCCACTCCCACTGCATTCAAGGCAGCCAAACGTACTGTGTACAATGTGTATGGCTTGAGGGTGGTGATAGCTAGGGGATCTACAaaagcaaacacagacacatagaaaGACACCACATCAGCTAATGTGCATTATTAATTGTCATTTATGGCAGAATAACATTTATGATGTAATCAGTTTAAAGTATAAATAATGCACTGACTGCGTGAGAGTCATGATACACAACTGCAAAGCTTTTGTGAAGAGCAGATGTTTTACCTGAAGCTGGGACTGCAATCTCCTTCCACTGTTCTGCTGCACTTTGCCTCCACTGCAGAACGAAACTTGTGATCGGTGTTCCTCCACTGATGGGAGGGGTTTTAAGAGAGAAGATGACTGAGGTTGGTCCAGGTGAAACTGTCATGTAGAGTGGCGGACCGGGCTGGGCTGTGTATAAGGAGGCAGggcagagaagaaaagagagagagagagagagagagagagagagagagagacacacacacacacagagagacagagagagagagagagagagagagagagagagagagagagagaacatagAAAATGGTAAAATGTATGTCAGAGGCATGCTTATAAGTACAGATTaaatttacttttacttcacttagtttttttttaaacacaaagacagacattaACTCTTACTGTGTATTGCAACGTCTCTTGATGCATTTCCAGAGGTGCTGACAGCCATGCAGGAATACAGTCCACCATCAGAGGGCACTACCTCATCAATCACCAACGCACCATCATCAACACGGACACGACCAGAGGCAGAGTCCTGACAGACGGAGGCACAAAAAGGAAATATCCAATCATATATTTGACCAAACATAAGTCTGTAAATGCTGGATGGTGTTTAAAGTCAGCAAATATGTCAGTGAGTTAGACAGTTACATGGAGTTGACTGGCAGTGTTTTGAATATAAAGAGGCAATTTTATTGAGTGCAGCTGATGTTTTCTTACAGTACAACGGTTCAACATATAATTATTTCCACCTTTAGTACACAGATGACAAAGTATTTGTCATCAGTACAACTGAAGAACATTTGCTATAATCGAGGGCGAACGTATGCAGAAAAAGGTGTTCTCCTTTTCATCCTGTGTTATTCCCCTGAAAGCTACACattgtgtgtatacatgtagtATAATGCATCCATACACTCTTACCAGTGTGCGTCCATTGTGCTTGTTGATCCAGTGTAGCTCAGGCTGAGGATGGCCAGAGACGTTacaggacacagacacacgctcGCCCACTGATACACTCTGCTGTTCTGCTGACACAAACACCTCTGGGGCCTCTGAAATGAAACGTGTTATTATAGTACAGCAGGATAAAGTAACCATGTCAGCATGGTTGAATGGCAGATTCATGTTGAGAAATTACTAAGTTCATTTTTATGttatgtggttgttgttgttgttgttgttgttgttgttgttgttgttgttgttgttgtgtttcagtGATCTAGTGGGGCTATCAAagaggtgggaaaaaaaaatcataaattgAGCTAACCATAAACATGAAGCATAATGGTAGCAATACTCTTAGAGATCTTGTTGGTGGCGGTGCAGTTGTACTCTCCGTAGTCGGCCCTGACAACAGACCTTATAGTCAACTGGCTGCGGTCTGAGTTAAACTGATGATGTGAAGGGTCAAACGTCATCGGCCTGGGAGGAGGACATGCAGAGCAAAATACACACTCAGTAATGCTTTGTTATTTATTTGGattcaaaaaaagaaagaaagaggccaGAGAAGGGAAACAATGCCACAGAACATTAACGAAATAGTAAAAAATTAGAGACAGGTTTAGATCAACTAAATTCAGTCCACTTCATACAGTACTTGTACATTATCAACAAACTGATGCATGATGTGCCCCTCTGAATAAAATGTGTGGAGATACTAAAAGATGTGACCAACTCTCGCGACGCAAGTCAATACTTACATGGTCCAGTTGATGTTGGGTTTTGGTAGACCGTCAACCAAACACAGCAAGGAAACATTGGTTTCTGGTCCGGCCATCACTTTTTTCACCTCTTCTCTCAGATGCACAGAAGGAGGAGCTGCAGGAGGGAATCGTATTTCAGTCAAAAGTATGCCTCATTTACAATTCAAATATATGAAGGCATCATTATGACACAAAGTAAAATATTAAATTTGTTTGTGCCTAACCAATGAAGCATCCCTAACCATAACACTCAACAGCTAAGTGCTGTGTCATGTCACACACATCAGATTTAGCAAAGGGCCAGAAAGGATCTTTGTGTCTTAAATTATCTTTCAAACTCCTGACCATTATTTAATCTTGATGTGAAAAAGATACCGACCATTGACGACAACGGAGATGGAGAGTTGCTTATAGATGGGCCTTCCTCTGATCTGGGCCTGACACAAGTATGTCCCAGCATCCTCTCTCTTCACTTTTTCAATGAAGACTGTGTTATCATGCAGCTGACGCACACGCTTTCCAACTGAAGTGAGAGGTGGCAGCACAGAGTGATGGAAAGATATTAAGGTAAAGtcagagaaaaacacacaaaaaagacagaaaaggcATAGTTATGTTTCTGCATGAAAGTCCAATATTCGGTCATGCTATGTTTGTCACTCTTATCTTACCAATCAATTTGATCA
It includes:
- the ncam3 gene encoding neural cell adhesion molecule 1 isoform X1; translation: MTNQSALILKMALLLLLLHGTDAKMDIITSKQDVLVGEEILLLCKVLAGGEGDITWLKDGEEIDEDKVSKVDESSSKLDIKNTTMEDMGKYTCVCDFENGYKDEIATQLYVYEGPSFGSTTTYHEFLEGTDGVVPCLVTGQPVVDVHWLRDNVAISTNVGKRVRQLHDNTVFIEKVKREDAGTYLCQAQIRGRPIYKQLSISVVVNAPPSVHLREEVKKVMAGPETNVSLLCLVDGLPKPNINWTMPMTFDPSHHQFNSDRSQLTIRSVVRADYGEYNCTATNKISKSIATIMLHVYEAPEVFVSAEQQSVSVGERVSVSCNVSGHPQPELHWINKHNGRTLDSASGRVRVDDGALVIDEVVPSDGGLYSCMAVSTSGNASRDVAIHTQPGPPLYMTVSPGPTSVIFSLKTPPISGGTPITSFVLQWRQSAAEQWKEIAVPASDPLAITTLKPYTLYTVRLAALNAVGVGKFSDTNDVQTKGIRGEPDRPVLSSSKMKVEGNSFSVPLEQSDDGGSPLLHFDIRYRQDKEMTEWKDMQLPSDADSVSLQDLSYGSDYRLEVTAVNTNGSSIPAVFNFTIAEQPVSSRSMTKGSVAGIVMVIFLVVFLVVDATCCYRNRCGLLMSIAVKLFGQKIPGLKTLEDGEATTNGEVKLKGISTPRGSVQHAVVQTDTKDKGQLTEITCDKAPLTKHEKNLPGRDLHTVDA
- the ncam3 gene encoding neural cell adhesion molecule 1 isoform X2, whose translation is MTNQSALILKMALLLLLLHGTDAKMDIITSKQDVLVGEEILLLCKAGGEGDITWLKDGEEIDEDKVSKVDESSSKLDIKNTTMEDMGKYTCVCDFENGYKDEIATQLYVYEGPSFGSTTTYHEFLEGTDGVVPCLVTGQPVVDVHWLRDNVAISTNVGKRVRQLHDNTVFIEKVKREDAGTYLCQAQIRGRPIYKQLSISVVVNAPPSVHLREEVKKVMAGPETNVSLLCLVDGLPKPNINWTMPMTFDPSHHQFNSDRSQLTIRSVVRADYGEYNCTATNKISKSIATIMLHVYEAPEVFVSAEQQSVSVGERVSVSCNVSGHPQPELHWINKHNGRTLDSASGRVRVDDGALVIDEVVPSDGGLYSCMAVSTSGNASRDVAIHTQPGPPLYMTVSPGPTSVIFSLKTPPISGGTPITSFVLQWRQSAAEQWKEIAVPASDPLAITTLKPYTLYTVRLAALNAVGVGKFSDTNDVQTKGIRGEPDRPVLSSSKMKVEGNSFSVPLEQSDDGGSPLLHFDIRYRQDKEMTEWKDMQLPSDADSVSLQDLSYGSDYRLEVTAVNTNGSSIPAVFNFTIAEQPVSSRSMTKGSVAGIVMVIFLVVFLVVDATCCYRNRCGLLMSIAVKLFGQKIPGLKTLEDGEATTNGEVKLKGISTPRGSVQHAVVQTDTKDKGQLTEITCDKAPLTKHEKNLPGRDLHTVDA